A genomic window from Zootoca vivipara chromosome Z, rZooViv1.1, whole genome shotgun sequence includes:
- the ATP7A gene encoding copper-transporting ATPase 1, with amino-acid sequence MDPLSGARSIDVCVEGMTCNSCVQTIEQHIGKLNGVHHIKVSLENKNAAIIYNPQKQTPESLQEAIDDMGFDATLANANSKPVLSDTIFLTIPAQSALTCEEIRTNLLQTKGILDVKSSSDRKSVVVTFISSIINGNQINQIVPGFSSENVVHERNPGMSEDPNLFQTSDVALRMKVEGMTCHSCTSTIEGKIGKLQGVTRIKVSLDNQEAVVVYQPHLITSEEIKNQIEAAGFRASIKKQPKPLKLGAIDVERLKNTQTKCSEKAPQDSPEYTQCLKTITFRVDGMHCNSCVFNIQSSISALPAVTSIVVSLEEKSAIVKYNPSLISISALRRAIEVVSPETFKVSLFDGHENAALLNTPKSPLKSPRDVNSIMHHPLTCVTVINIEGMTCNSCVQSIERVISQKPGVKAVHVSLLNHNGTIEYDPMQTSPDDLRNGIEDMGFDASLTGLTSTEPLVLITQPSQERLAESQDNKHFKMEAHSNLSPVFNKQDANAPSKCYIQVTGMTCASCVANIERNLKREDGIHTVLVALMAGKAEVRYNPSIIQPSAVAELIRELGFGATVLENYDEGDGILELVVRGMTCASCVHKIESTLMKTKGILYSSVALATNKAHIKYDPEIVGPRDIIRIIENLGFNAVLVKKDRSASHLDHKQEIRQWKRSFLVSLIFCIPVMGLMIYMMVIDSQMSSMHKVANMTKEEMETYHSSMFLEHQILPGLSVMNLLSFLLCVPVQLFGGWYFYIQAYKALKHKTANMDVLIVLATTIAFAYSFVILLVAMVERAKVNPVTFFDTPPMLFVFIALGRWLEHVAKGKTSEALAKLISLQATEATIVTLGPDNILLSEEQVDVELVQRGDIVKVIPGGKFPVDGRVIEGHSMVDESLITGEAMPVTKKPGSTVIAGSINQNGSLLISATHVGCDTTLSQIVKLVEEAQTSKAPIQQFADKLSGYFVPFIVGVSVLTLFAWIVIGFVDFEIVETYFLGYNKSISKDEVIIRFAFQASITVLCIACPCSLGLATPTAVMVGTGVGAQNGILIKGGEPLEMAHKVKVVVFDKTGTITHGTPVVMQVKILVESNRMPRNKILALVGTAESNSEHPLGAAITRYCKQELDTDTLGTCTDFQVVPGCGISCKVTNIEALLCSRSETMEENNVRNSALVKMDEKIEEIMHPALIIDEQLPATWGSQKYSILIGNREWMSRNGLLVRNEVDNAMIEHERRGRTAVLVAVDGELCGLVAIADTVKPEAELAVRTLKAMGLEVVLMTGDNSKTARSIASQVGITKVFAEVLPSHKVAKVKQLQEEGKRVAMVGDGINDSPALAMADVGIAIGTGTDVAIEAADVVLIRNDLLDVVASIDLSRKTVKRIRINFVFALIYNLVGVPVAAGVFLPVGLVLQPWMGSAAMAASSVSVVLSSLLLKFYKKPTCEKYERRTHGQMRQKSPSEISVHIGIDETGPRSPKLNLMDRIVTYSRASLNSLFSDKRSLSSIVLSEPDKHSLLVVDSREEDDTTL; translated from the exons ATGGATCCATTATCAGGTGCCAGATCAATTGATGTTTGTGTGGAGGGGATGACATGCAATTCTTGTGTACAGACTATTGAGCAGCATATTGGAAAACTAAATGGGGTTCACCATATTAAA gtttccctggaaaataagaaTGCAGCCATTATTTATAACCCCCAAAAGCAAACTCCAGAGTCACTGCAAGAAGCTATAGATGACATGGGATTTGATGCTACACTTGCTAATGCAAACTCTAAACCTGTTTTATCAGACACCATTTTTCTTACAATACCAGCTCAATCAGCATTAACATGTGAAGAAATCCGTACCAACCTCCTGCAAACCAAGGGCATCTTGGATGTGAAAAGCTCTTCTGACAGAAAGTCTGTAGTTGTAACATTTATCTCCTCTATTATAAATGGCAACCAGATCAACCAAATAGTGCCAGGATTCAGTTCAGAGAATGTAGTGCATGAAAGAAATCCTGGAATGTCTGAAGATCCAAATTTATTCCAAACAAGCGATGTTGCGTTAAGGATGAAAGTAGAGGGGATGACCTGCCATTCTTGCACTAGCACTATTGAAGGAAAGATTGGCAAACTGCAAGGTGTCACACGAATtaaag TCTCCCTGGACAATCAGGAAGCTGTGGTGGTTTATCAGCCTCATCTCATCACATCGGAGGAAATAAAAAACCAAATAGAAGCTGCCGGTTTTAGGGCATCAATAAAGAAGCAGCCTAAGCCCCTCAAACTTGGTGCTATTGATGTAGAGCGGCTGAAGAACACACAAACCAAATGCTCAGAAAAAGCTCCGCAAGACTCTCCAGAGTACACACAATGTTTGAAGACCATAACATTCCGAGTTGATGGCATGCACTGCAATTCATGTGTCTTCAATATTCAAAGCAGCATATCAGCACTCCCTGCGGTAACTAGTATAGTGGTTTCTTTAGAGGAAAAATCTGCCATTGTAAAGTACAATCCCAGCCTAATCAGCATAAGTGCACTGAGAAGAGCCATAGAAGTAGTATCGCCAGAGACTTTTAAGGTCAGCCTTTTTGACGGACATGAAAATGCTGCACTTTTGAACACACCTAAATCTCCGCTGAAATCTCCAAGAGATGTCAACAGCATCATGCACCATCCCTTGACATGCGTTACCGTGATAAATATCGAAGGAATGACCTGCAATTCTTGTGTACAGTCAATTGAGAGAGTAATTTCCCAGAAGCCAGGAGTGAAGGCAGTACATGTGTCTCTTCTGAACCATAATGGGACTATAGAATATGACCCCATGCAGACCTCTCCAGACGACTTAAGGAATGGCATTGAGGATATGGGTTTTGATGCATCCTTAACAG GACTCACAAGCACAGAACCTTTGGTGCTAATAACTCAGCCCTCACAGGAAAGGCTGGCAGAATCTCAGGATAATAAACACTTCAAAATGGAAGCTCACTCCAACCTCTCCCCTGTCTTCAATAAGCAGGATGCCAATGCACCTTCCAAGTGCTACATTCAAGTCACTGGTATGACGTGTGCTTCCTGTGTGGCGAACATTGAAAGGAATCTGAAGAGAGAAGATG GAATACACACTGTTCTTGTTGCTCTAATGGCTGGGAAGGCAGAAGTGAGGTATAATCCTTCCATCATCCAGCCATCAGCTGTAGCGGAATTGATTAGGGAGCTGGGATTTGGAGCTACAGTTCTGGAGAACTATGATGAAGGAGATGGCATCCTGGAACTTGTC GTGAGGGGAATGACATGTGCCTCATGTGTTCATAAAATAGAATCCACACTTATGAAGACAAAAGGGATTCTGTATAGCTCTGTAGCACTTGCAACAAATAAAGCACATATTAAGTATGATCCTGAGATAGTTGGCCCAAGAGATATTATACGGATTATAGAG aatTTAGGATTTAATGCTGTGCTGGTGAAGAAAGATAGATCTGCTAGTCACTTAGATCACAAACAGGAGATAAGGCA ATGGAAACGATCCTTCCTCGTAAGCCTAATTTTCTGCATTCCTGTAATGGGACTGATGATTTACATGATGGTTATAGACAGCCAGATGTCATCCATGCATAAGGTTGCAAACATGACCAAAGAAGAAATGGAAACATATCATTCATCAATGTTCTTAGAGCACCAGATCCTTCCCGGCTTGTCTGTCATGAATTTGCTCTCCTTTCTGTTGTGTGTCCCTGTGCAG TTATTTGGTGGCTGGTATTTCTACATCCAAGCTTACAAAGCACTGAAGCATAAGACTGCCAATATGGATGTGCTGATCGTTTTGGCAACCACCATTGCGTTTGCCTACTCCTTTGTTATTCTTTTGGTTGCAATGGTTGAGAGGGCAAAAGTCAACCCTGTGACTTTCTTTGACACACCACCCATGCTCTTTGTATTTATTGCATTGGGGCGATGGCTGGAGCACGTGGCCAAG GGTAAAACATCAGAAGCCCTTGCAAAACTAATTTCACTACAAGCAACAGAAGCAACTATTGTTACTTTAGGCCCAGACAACATCCTCTTGAG TGAAGAGCAAGTTGATGTTGAGCTGGTTCAGCGGGGTGACATTGTCAAAGTGATTCCAGGAGGCAAGTTTCCAGTGGACGGCCGTGTTATTGAGGGACATTCTATGGTGGACGAATCACTCATCACAG GTGAAGCTATGCCTGTGACTAAAAAACCCGGCAGTACAGTCATTGCAGGCTCTATTAACCAGAATGGATCACTGCTGATCTCTGCAACCCATGTTGGATGCGACACTACTCTCTCCCAAATTGTCAAACTTGTGGAAGAAGCACAGACATCCAAG GCTCCAATTCAGCAGTTTGCAGACAAACTTAGCGGCTACTTCGTTCCATTTATTGTTGGTGTTTCTGTGCTTACACTTTTTGCCTGGATAGTGATCGGATTTGTTGATTTTGAAATTGTGGAAACCTATTTTCTT GGGTACAATAAGAGCATTTCCAAAGATGAAGTGATAATCCGCTTTGCTTTCCAAGCCTCCATTACAGTGCTTTGTATTGCTTGCCCTTGTTCTTTGGGGCTAGCAACCCCAACAGCTGTGATGGTGGGTACTGGTGTAGGAGCACAAAATGGCATCTTGATCAAAGGTGGAGAACCTCTAGAGATGGCTCACAAG GTTAAGGTTGTGGTATTTGATAAGACAGGGACCATCACTCATGGAACTCCAGTGGTGATGCAAGTGAAGATCCTAGTGGAGAGTAACCGGATGCCACGCAATAAGATTTTGGCACTAGTGGGAACCGCTGAGAGCAACAGTGAGCACCCCCTGGGAGCAGCTATTACCAGATACTGCAAACAG GAATTGGACACAGACACCCTTGGAACTTGTACTGATTTTCAAGTAGTCCCTGGCTGTGGCATTAGCTGTAAAGTCACCAATATTGAAGCCCTGCTGTGCAGCAGGAGTGAGACCATGGAAGAAAACAATGTCAGGAATTCAGCCCTTGTGAAAATGGATGAGAAGATTGAGGAAATTATGCATCCCGCCTTGATTATTGATGAGCAGTTGCCAG CTACTTGGGGTTCCCAAAAGTATTCTATTCTAATTGGAAACCGGGAGTGGATGTCGAGAAATGGTCTGCTTGTCAGAAATGAAGTTGATAATGCCATGATTGAGCACGAACGTCGAGGTCGCACTGCTGTTCTTGTGGCTGTGGATG GAGAACTCTGTGGCTTGGTAGCTATTGCTGATACGGTGAAACCTGAAGCAGAGCTGGCAGTCCGTACTTTGAAGGCTATGGGTTTAGAAGTTGTTCTGATGACTGGTGATAACAGCAAAACAGCCAGGTCTATTGCCTCTCAG gttGGCATCACTAAAGTGTTTGCTGAAGTCCTTCCCTCCCACAAGGTTGCCAAAGTAAAGCAACTGCAGGAAGAAGGGAAACGGGTAGCAATGGTGGGGGATGGGATCAATGATTCCCCTGCTCTTGCCATGGCTGATGTTGGAATTGCCATTGGCACAGGCACAGATGTGGCCATTGAGGCAGCAGATGTGGTTTTGATTAGG AATGATTTGCTGGATGTGGTGGCAAGCATAGATTTATCACGGAAGACTGTTAAAAGGATACGAATCAACTTTGTCTTTGCTCTCATTTACAATCTTGTCGGAGTTCCTGTAGCTGCTG GCGTCTTCCTTCCAGTTGGTTTGGTTCTGCAGCCTTGGATGGGCTCTGCAGCAATGGCTGCCTCTTCAGTCTCTGTTGTGTTGTCTTCTCTGCTGCTAAAATT CTATAAGAAACCTACCTGTGAGAAATATGAACGGCGTACCCATGGCCAGATGAGGCAGAAGAGCCCTTCCGAAATCAGTGTCCACATTGGAATTGATGAAACTGGACCAAGATCCCCAAAGCTGAACCTCATGGACCGAATTGTCACTTACAGCCGAGCTTCCTTAAACTCCCTCTTCTCTGACAAGCGGTCCCTCAGCAGCATAGTCCTCAGTGAGCCAGACAAGCACTCCCTTCTAGTTGTAGATTCCCGGGAGGAAGACGACACAACTctctga